A portion of the Natronococcus sp. AD-5 genome contains these proteins:
- a CDS encoding YciE/YciF ferroxidase family protein codes for MNVETLEDLFGYQLQHVYYAERTHVELLEEMAADGATDELGARFDEHREQTERHVERIEQVFEALGQRPRASRTRTVDGLADARRARRESANGGTAVPGDIEIGMLAERLEIRSYEMLLRLAGRLGFANDVVEPLEAILEEERETLQEFEDLETEQSILETLKAEEA; via the coding sequence ATGAACGTCGAAACGCTCGAGGATCTATTCGGATACCAGTTACAGCACGTCTACTACGCCGAACGAACGCACGTCGAACTGCTCGAGGAGATGGCGGCCGACGGCGCGACCGACGAACTCGGCGCCCGGTTCGACGAGCACCGCGAGCAGACCGAACGACACGTCGAGCGCATAGAGCAGGTCTTCGAGGCCCTCGGCCAACGGCCGCGGGCGAGCCGCACGCGGACCGTCGACGGCCTGGCCGACGCGCGGCGCGCCCGTCGCGAGTCGGCGAACGGCGGCACGGCCGTCCCGGGCGATATCGAGATCGGGATGCTGGCGGAGCGCCTCGAGATCCGGTCCTACGAGATGCTGCTCAGGCTCGCAGGCCGACTCGGGTTCGCGAACGACGTCGTCGAACCGCTCGAGGCGATCCTCGAGGAGGAGCGGGAAACGCTCCAGGAGTTCGAAGACCTCGAGACGGAGCAGTCGATCCTCGAGACGCTGAAGGCCGAGGAAGCGTGA
- a CDS encoding cupin domain-containing protein, whose amino-acid sequence MGRVLENPVTGERIAFRDDTPGALRFDYTLEPGGFAVGKVDHVHPIQEERFAVESGRLGVRIDGDEWTATPGTRFSILSDTPHTVWNDGADEMRATVELRPGLELKPFFETMFGLARDGETNDWGLPGPLQLAVLADAYREEFALAGVPIPVQRALASTTAPLGKIAGYRARYARYGGGE is encoded by the coding sequence ATGGGACGAGTACTCGAGAATCCGGTGACGGGCGAACGGATCGCGTTTCGCGACGACACCCCCGGAGCGCTTCGGTTCGACTACACCCTCGAGCCGGGCGGGTTCGCGGTCGGGAAGGTCGACCACGTCCACCCGATCCAGGAGGAGCGGTTCGCGGTCGAGTCGGGACGCCTCGGCGTCCGGATCGACGGCGACGAGTGGACGGCGACGCCGGGGACGCGGTTTTCGATCCTCTCCGACACGCCGCACACCGTCTGGAACGACGGGGCCGACGAGATGCGCGCGACGGTCGAACTGCGACCCGGACTCGAATTGAAACCCTTCTTCGAGACGATGTTCGGCCTCGCTCGCGACGGCGAGACCAACGACTGGGGATTGCCGGGGCCGCTCCAGCTGGCGGTGCTCGCGGACGCCTACCGCGAGGAGTTCGCCCTCGCCGGCGTGCCGATTCCGGTGCAGCGAGCGCTGGCCTCGACGACCGCGCCGCTCGGAAAAATCGCGGGATACCGGGCTCGATACGCCCGGTACGGCGGGGGAGAGTGA